In one Hemiscyllium ocellatum isolate sHemOce1 chromosome 29, sHemOce1.pat.X.cur, whole genome shotgun sequence genomic region, the following are encoded:
- the ten1 gene encoding CST complex subunit TEN1 isoform X2, whose translation MLAAPVESSEPPRSVDRLTTYDARISEAILSVHRNSIDYQLQVRTSLVEPFEARIGSEYMVLGEIETAAGNIPVIQARLLMDADGVNLPLLERAVQEQRKYFQQRVARDALETEVLWRRRPILN comes from the exons ATGCTCGCAGCGCCGGTGGAATCCTCAGAACCTCCGAGGAGTGTTGACCG GTTAACTACTTATGATGCTAGGATCTCAGAGGCAATTCTGTCTGTACATCGCAACTCGATCGATTATCAGCTTCAGGTCCGTACTTCACTGGTGGAACCATTTGAAGCTCGCATTGGGTCTGAGTATATGGTACTTGGAGAAATTGAAACTGCAGCAG GCAACATTCCTGTGATCCAAGCTCGGCTACTAATGGATGCAGATGGAGTGAACTTGCCATTACTGGAGCGTGCCGTACAAGAGCAGAGAAAGTACTTCCAGCAAAGAGTTGCAAGAGATGCCCTTGAAACTGAG
- the ten1 gene encoding CST complex subunit TEN1 isoform X1 → MLPQAGEFYFLWEICSGGVEEGNTVRTFGRLTTYDARISEAILSVHRNSIDYQLQVRTSLVEPFEARIGSEYMVLGEIETAAGNIPVIQARLLMDADGVNLPLLERAVQEQRKYFQQRVARDALETEVLWRRRPILN, encoded by the exons ATGCTGCCACaggctggagaattttattttttgtGGGAGATTTGTTCAGGTGGAGTTGAAGAAGGAAATACAGTGAGAACATTTGGCAG GTTAACTACTTATGATGCTAGGATCTCAGAGGCAATTCTGTCTGTACATCGCAACTCGATCGATTATCAGCTTCAGGTCCGTACTTCACTGGTGGAACCATTTGAAGCTCGCATTGGGTCTGAGTATATGGTACTTGGAGAAATTGAAACTGCAGCAG GCAACATTCCTGTGATCCAAGCTCGGCTACTAATGGATGCAGATGGAGTGAACTTGCCATTACTGGAGCGTGCCGTACAAGAGCAGAGAAAGTACTTCCAGCAAAGAGTTGCAAGAGATGCCCTTGAAACTGAG